The following proteins are encoded in a genomic region of Sparus aurata chromosome 23, fSpaAur1.1, whole genome shotgun sequence:
- the cacng5b gene encoding voltage-dependent calcium channel gamma-5 subunit isoform X2 has protein sequence MSACSRKALTLLSSVFAISGLGLLGVAVSTDYWLYLEEGIIMPLNQSTAIKTSLHSGLWRVCFLAGEETGRCFTIAYIMPMNVQLTSETTVNMLKMIRSATPFPLVSLFFMFIGFVLNNIGHVRPHRTILAFVSGIFFILSGLALVVGLVLYISSINDEMLNRTKSSEAYFTYKYGWSFAFAAISFLLTESAGVMSVYLFMKRYSAEEIYQPRHPSFYRPRLSNCSDHSGQFLHPEAWSRGRSPSDISSEASLQMSASYPALLKCPEYDQVSSSPC, from the exons atGAGCGCCTGCAGCAGGAAGGCCCTGACATTGCTGAGCAGCGTCTTTGCAATCAGCGGCCTGGGGCTGCTCGGAGTGGCAGTCAGCACCGACTACTGGCTGTACCTGGAGGAGGGCATCATTATGCCTCTGAACCAGAGCACCGCCATCAAGACCTCGCTGCACTCCGGCCTCTGGAGGGTCTGCTTCCTGGCCG GCGAAGAGACCGGTCGCTGCTTCACCATCGCGTACATCATGCCCATGAACGTTCAGCTGACGTCAGAGACCACAGTAAACATGCTCA AGATGATCCGCTCAGCCACCCCGTTCCCTCTGGTCAGCCTCTTCTTCATGTTCATCGGCTTCGTCCTCAACAACATCGGCCACGTCCGGCCTCACCGCACCATCCTGGCGTTTGTCTCGGGgatcttcttcatcctctcag GTCTGGCTCTGGTGGTGGGCCTGGTGCTGTACATCTCCAGTATTAACGATGAAATGCTGAACAGGACTAAGAGCAGCGAGGCCTATTTTACCTACAAGTACGGCTGGTCCTTTGCCTTCGCTGCCATCTCCTTTCTGCTTACCGAG AGCGCAGGCGTCATGTCCGTCTACCTGTTCATGAAGCGCTactcagcagaggagatctACCAGCCCCGTCACCCCAGCTTCTACCGCCCTCGCCTCAGCAACTGCTCCGACCACTCGGGCCAGTTCCTCCACCCGGAGGCCTGGTCACGCGGGCGGAGTCCCTCTGACATCTCCAGTGAGGCTTCGCTCCAGATGAGTGCCAGCTACCCGGCTCTCCTCAAATGCCCCGAATATGATCAGGTCTCCTCTTCACCCTGCTGA
- the cyth3b gene encoding cytohesin-3 isoform X1: MSVIMETGQRKRRRVPEDLSLEERDELSNIRRRKKELLDDIERLKFEIAEVMTEIEQLTCVGESKTTQRNKQIAMGRKKFNMDPKKGIQFLLENDLLQNTPEDIAQFLYKGEGLNKTVIGDYLGERDDFNIKVLQAFVELHEFADLNLVQALRQFLWSFRLPGEAQKIDRMMEAFASRYCQCNPGVFQSTDTCYVLSFAIIMLNTSLHNPNVRDKPPVERFISMNRGINEGGDLPEELLRNLYDSIKSEPFKIPEDDGNDLTHTFFNPDREGWLLKLGGRVKTWKRRWFILTDNCLYYFEYTTDKEPRGIIPLENLSIREVEEPRKPNCFELYNPNHKGQVIKACKTEADGRVVEGNHVVYRISAPTQEEKEEWIKSIKASISRDPFYDMLATRKRRIANKK, encoded by the exons TACCTGAGGACCTGTCTCTGGAGGAAAGAGATGAGCTGTCGAACATACGGCGCAGGAAAAAAGAGCTTCTGGATGATATTGAA cGGCTGAAGTTTGAGATCGCAGAGGTCATGACTGAGATCGAGCAGCTAACCTGTGTGGGCGAGAG CAAAACcacacaaagaaacaagcagatCGCCATGGGGAGGAAGAAGTTCAACATGGACCCCAAAAAG GGGATCCAGTTTCTTCTGGAGAACGATCTTCTCCAGAACACCCCAGAGGACATCGCACAGTTCCTCTACAAAGGAGAGGGGCTCAACAAAACAGTCATCGGGGACTACTTAGGGGAACG GGATGACTTTAACATCAAGGTCCTCCAGGCGTTTGTGGAGCTTCACGAGTTTGCAGACCTCAACCTCGTACAAGCCTTAAG GCAGTTTCTGTGGAGCTTTAGACTTCCTGGCGAAGCCCAGAAGATTGATCGTATGATGGAGGCATTTGCCTCCAGGTACTGCCAGTGCAATCCCGGCGTCTTCCAGTCCAcag ACACCTGCTATGTCCTATCATTTGCTATCATCATGCTGAACACAAGCCTGCACAATCCCAACGTCAGAGACAAGCCCCCCGTGGAGCGCTTCATCTCCATGAACAGAGGGATCAATGAGGGGGGAGACCTCCCAGAGGAGCTACTCAGG AATTTATACGACAGCATCAAGAGCGAACCCTTCAAGATCCCAGAGGATGATGGGAACGACCTGACGCACACGTTCTTCAACCCAGACAGAGAGGGCTGGCTCCTCAAATTAG GGGGCCGAGTGAAAACCTGGAAGAGAAGGTGGTTCATCCTGACGGACAACTGCCTCTACTACTTCGAATACACAACA GACAAGGAGCCTCGTGGGATCATCCCACTGGAGAATCTCAGCatcagggaggtggaggagccaAGGAAACCT AACTGTTTTGAGCTCTATAACCCCAATCATAAGGGCCAGGTGATCAAAGCCTGCAAGACCGAGGCGGATGGGCGTGTCGTCGAGGGCAACCACGTGGTGTACAGGATATCAGCGCCCAcccaggaagagaaagaggagtggATCAAATCCATCAA GGCCAGCATTAGCAGAGATCCTTTCTACGACATGTTGGCAACCAGGAAGAGACGCATCGCCAACAAGAAGTGA
- the cyth3b gene encoding cytohesin-3 isoform X2 produces the protein MDEDNQVPEDLSLEERDELSNIRRRKKELLDDIERLKFEIAEVMTEIEQLTCVGESKTTQRNKQIAMGRKKFNMDPKKGIQFLLENDLLQNTPEDIAQFLYKGEGLNKTVIGDYLGERDDFNIKVLQAFVELHEFADLNLVQALRQFLWSFRLPGEAQKIDRMMEAFASRYCQCNPGVFQSTDTCYVLSFAIIMLNTSLHNPNVRDKPPVERFISMNRGINEGGDLPEELLRNLYDSIKSEPFKIPEDDGNDLTHTFFNPDREGWLLKLGGRVKTWKRRWFILTDNCLYYFEYTTDKEPRGIIPLENLSIREVEEPRKPNCFELYNPNHKGQVIKACKTEADGRVVEGNHVVYRISAPTQEEKEEWIKSIKASISRDPFYDMLATRKRRIANKK, from the exons TACCTGAGGACCTGTCTCTGGAGGAAAGAGATGAGCTGTCGAACATACGGCGCAGGAAAAAAGAGCTTCTGGATGATATTGAA cGGCTGAAGTTTGAGATCGCAGAGGTCATGACTGAGATCGAGCAGCTAACCTGTGTGGGCGAGAG CAAAACcacacaaagaaacaagcagatCGCCATGGGGAGGAAGAAGTTCAACATGGACCCCAAAAAG GGGATCCAGTTTCTTCTGGAGAACGATCTTCTCCAGAACACCCCAGAGGACATCGCACAGTTCCTCTACAAAGGAGAGGGGCTCAACAAAACAGTCATCGGGGACTACTTAGGGGAACG GGATGACTTTAACATCAAGGTCCTCCAGGCGTTTGTGGAGCTTCACGAGTTTGCAGACCTCAACCTCGTACAAGCCTTAAG GCAGTTTCTGTGGAGCTTTAGACTTCCTGGCGAAGCCCAGAAGATTGATCGTATGATGGAGGCATTTGCCTCCAGGTACTGCCAGTGCAATCCCGGCGTCTTCCAGTCCAcag ACACCTGCTATGTCCTATCATTTGCTATCATCATGCTGAACACAAGCCTGCACAATCCCAACGTCAGAGACAAGCCCCCCGTGGAGCGCTTCATCTCCATGAACAGAGGGATCAATGAGGGGGGAGACCTCCCAGAGGAGCTACTCAGG AATTTATACGACAGCATCAAGAGCGAACCCTTCAAGATCCCAGAGGATGATGGGAACGACCTGACGCACACGTTCTTCAACCCAGACAGAGAGGGCTGGCTCCTCAAATTAG GGGGCCGAGTGAAAACCTGGAAGAGAAGGTGGTTCATCCTGACGGACAACTGCCTCTACTACTTCGAATACACAACA GACAAGGAGCCTCGTGGGATCATCCCACTGGAGAATCTCAGCatcagggaggtggaggagccaAGGAAACCT AACTGTTTTGAGCTCTATAACCCCAATCATAAGGGCCAGGTGATCAAAGCCTGCAAGACCGAGGCGGATGGGCGTGTCGTCGAGGGCAACCACGTGGTGTACAGGATATCAGCGCCCAcccaggaagagaaagaggagtggATCAAATCCATCAA GGCCAGCATTAGCAGAGATCCTTTCTACGACATGTTGGCAACCAGGAAGAGACGCATCGCCAACAAGAAGTGA
- the cacng5b gene encoding voltage-dependent calcium channel gamma-5 subunit isoform X1, giving the protein MSACSRKALTLLSSVFAISGLGLLGVAVSTDYWLYLEEGIIMPLNQSTAIKTSLHSGLWRVCFLAGEETGRCFTIAYIMPMNVQLTSETTVNMLSNSPHKSFGVPQRRGFTQGESHSKMIRSATPFPLVSLFFMFIGFVLNNIGHVRPHRTILAFVSGIFFILSGLALVVGLVLYISSINDEMLNRTKSSEAYFTYKYGWSFAFAAISFLLTESAGVMSVYLFMKRYSAEEIYQPRHPSFYRPRLSNCSDHSGQFLHPEAWSRGRSPSDISSEASLQMSASYPALLKCPEYDQVSSSPC; this is encoded by the exons atGAGCGCCTGCAGCAGGAAGGCCCTGACATTGCTGAGCAGCGTCTTTGCAATCAGCGGCCTGGGGCTGCTCGGAGTGGCAGTCAGCACCGACTACTGGCTGTACCTGGAGGAGGGCATCATTATGCCTCTGAACCAGAGCACCGCCATCAAGACCTCGCTGCACTCCGGCCTCTGGAGGGTCTGCTTCCTGGCCG GCGAAGAGACCGGTCGCTGCTTCACCATCGCGTACATCATGCCCATGAACGTTCAGCTGACGTCAGAGACCACAGTAAACATGCTCA GCAATTCACCTCACAAGTCCTTCGGTGTACCTCAGCGTCGAGGCTTCACTCAAGGAGAGAGCCACTCCA AGATGATCCGCTCAGCCACCCCGTTCCCTCTGGTCAGCCTCTTCTTCATGTTCATCGGCTTCGTCCTCAACAACATCGGCCACGTCCGGCCTCACCGCACCATCCTGGCGTTTGTCTCGGGgatcttcttcatcctctcag GTCTGGCTCTGGTGGTGGGCCTGGTGCTGTACATCTCCAGTATTAACGATGAAATGCTGAACAGGACTAAGAGCAGCGAGGCCTATTTTACCTACAAGTACGGCTGGTCCTTTGCCTTCGCTGCCATCTCCTTTCTGCTTACCGAG AGCGCAGGCGTCATGTCCGTCTACCTGTTCATGAAGCGCTactcagcagaggagatctACCAGCCCCGTCACCCCAGCTTCTACCGCCCTCGCCTCAGCAACTGCTCCGACCACTCGGGCCAGTTCCTCCACCCGGAGGCCTGGTCACGCGGGCGGAGTCCCTCTGACATCTCCAGTGAGGCTTCGCTCCAGATGAGTGCCAGCTACCCGGCTCTCCTCAAATGCCCCGAATATGATCAGGTCTCCTCTTCACCCTGCTGA